The sequence CGCCTCGCATCGGCTGGCTGCTGCTGGACCGCCATTACGCCGTTGTCAGATACTCAGCACTGATGCACAAATGGATCGGAGTGAACGCACTGACACTGTGCGGAACAACGTTAGGCGAATGGGGGACACACTTTTCTTTGGATTCATCCGCACTGGATGGCCTTATTCATGGTGCATCCCTGACGATTTCGCCCGTTTACGACAGCGTCGGCGAGGCTGCGCAGAACCCCGAAACACTGGAAGTATCCGCATCGCCTATGGGTGATGAAATATTGCTTATATTTTACGACATCTCTGATTTTGTAAAACAACAGAGGCTCTGCAAACAAAACGAAGCAGAACTAATGCAACGACGCCAGCAGGATTCCGCCTTGAATGCAAGCCGTCTCTCGCTGGAAAAAACAGTATCACAGCGCACACGTGAATTACGCAAGTCACTTGAAGAAATAGAATTAGCAAACATGCGACTATTGCAGGCCAATAAGCATAAAGATCGTTTTATGTCGACAATGAGTCATGAATTGCGCACCCCGCTCAATGCCGTACTGGGATTCAGCGATCTCTTGAAAACTCAGTTTTTTGGTGAATTAAACGAAAAACAGCTGGAATACGTAGATCAGATCGATTCGAGCAGCCGACACCTATTGGCATTGATTTCAGATTTACTGGATATTGCTAAAATTGATGCCGGCTCAATGGAATTATCGGTGGAGGACATCCCCGTGGAAGAACTGGTATACGCTGTATACATGATGATGATGCCCCAGTTCCGCGAAAAGGAAATGAATGTCAACACACGGATATCACCGGAACTGACCGTCATTGAAGGGGATCGCCGGAAATTAAAACAGATCATGCTCAACCTGCTGTCTAATGCAGTAAAATTCACCTCAAAAAAAGGGAACATTGACATCGTTGTAGAACCGCAGGAGGGTGCCGCCGTTCTGTTCAAAATAGTAGATACCGGAATAGGTATTCAGCAGCACGAGCTAAGCAAAATATTTACCGAATTTTATCAGACCCGTTGCGTTCGGGATAACCAGTACGGCGGCACCGGCATCGGACTGGCTCTCACAAAAAAATTAACCGAACTGCACCATGGACAAATTGGCGTGGAAAGCGAACCGGACAAAGGCAGCACCTTCTGGTTTCGCATTCCCCTGCATCAACAGCCCGAGGAAAACCGGACCGAGACATCACCTCCAGCCCAAATCACGGGGAACAATGCCCACGGTGCCCGCATACTGATCGCTGAAGACGAACCGGCCAACCTCAAACTGCTCAGCGACATGCTCAACATGCTGGGCCACAAAGTACTGGGAGCATACAACGGTGCTGAGGTACTTCAGTATGCTGAATCATTCAAACCTGACCTCATCCTCATGGACATTCGGATGCCCGTGATGGACGGATTTGAAGCCACTCGAGCACTGCGTAAAATCGAGGCCTTTACCCATACGCCGATTATTGCACTAACCGCCTATGCATCCGGCCATGCCGAACAGGAATGCCTTGAGTGCGGCTGTTCCGGATACATTCCGAAACCGGTGGAATCGGCCAGACTTTGCCAGCTTCTCAATTTTTACCTATCGCCCAAGAAAGGAATCCCGTCATGATGGAAAGCCCGCATTCTCATTCCGTAAAAGCGCATATCCTCATCGTGGATGATGTCGCAATGAATCGTAATGTGCTGCACGATTTCGTGCTTGCTCTGGGACACATCCCCGTCCTGGCCGAAGACGGCAGCCGAGCACTGAATCTCGTCAAGACCCACTCTTTCGACTTAATCCTGCTGGACATCATGATGCCAGGTGTCAGCGGCATAGACGTGCTGGCACAACTCAAGGAAAACCCTGAAACCGCCCACATCCCGGTGGTCGTCATTTCCGCACTGGACGAACTTCAGACAGCGGCAAACTGCATTGAATTGGGAGCCGACGACTATTTAACCAAACCCTTTAATCCGGTTTTGCTGAAATCCAGAATTTTTTCTTCACTCACGAAAAAAAATGCGTATGAGACACAAAAACACCTGTATGCAGAATTACAGGACGGATTTCATAAATTGCAGGAAACGGAACTGGCTCGCGATGCACTGGCCAACATGATTGTTCATGATCTCAACAATCCGCTCACCATCATTTCTGCCTCATCCAGTATGGCACTCTGCATGCTGGAATCCCCAGAGGCCGACATCGACTTCATCAAGGAAAGTCTCCTAAACATAAGCGACGCTTCGGCACAGATGATGGGTCTGACAAGAAGCATTCTAGATGTTGCCCGGCTGGAAAACGGAGAATTGAAAACCGAGCCAGACTGCGTCAATCTGACCGTGATGATACAGGAAATCTGTGAAAGCTTTCAGCATCAGGCCAGCTTAAATGAGGCGACACTCCACTGCGAGGAGAATCAAACCGACACGGTCTACGCTCGGTGCGATGAAAGCCTCACTCGCCGCATACTGCAAAACCTCGTATCTAATGCCATCGGTCATAGCACGGGACAACTTATTGTGGAACTACGAACATGGAGTGATGCCGATGAAGCCATCGTATCCATCAAGGATAACGGACCCGGCATCAGCACCGACGATCAACAACACATTTTTAATAAATACTTTCAGGCAAAAGCCCGAGCCAAAGGCCGGAAATACGGAATCGGAGTAGGTCTTCCTTTCTGCAAAATGGCCATTGCCGCGCAGAACGGTCGTATCTGGGTCGAATCCGATGAGGGAGACGGCGCAACCTTTCATGTAGCCTTCCCATTGTACGAAGAAGACGACCTGGTCGAATAGCAACCTCACAGCTAGCCGCACAAAGCCACACAGCTGGATGACGGCTGCAAAAACTCCGCAACGGCATATTATCGCATTATACCGTGCTGTGCAATGGAAAAATTATATATAGGTTGTCAATTTATATGACGCACACGCATTTGCAACCGAGTAAACAGGGTGTTTAACAAAAGTTCCAATCATTGGAACTTTTTTATGCAGAAGTTCCAGACATTGGAACTTTTGAAACGGGGGTCACATCCGAGATGTCGTGGGCTTCAATACCCGGAAAGAGCGTAAAAAGGCGAGTGAATTCTTCCGGCCAAGGAGCAATGATGTCCATGGGCTGCTCTGTGACCGGGTGTATAAATTCGAGGCGACGGGCATGGAGCATAAGTCGATATATGGAATAGGAGTTACGAAACATACGGTTGTGGTCACCTTTCCCATAGGTCGTATCACCGATCAGGGGGTGTGATATATGCTTGAGATGACGACGAATCTGATGATAACGCCCATGCTGTGGACATGCTTTTACAAATGAATAGGCACAGGATTGTCCCCCGTCTCCAAAAGGCAGGGTCGTGGTGCCCCAACGCTCATACGCGGTGACCGCGTCCTGCAATTCACCGTTATCAATGTTTTTTAACGGGTGATCAATGAGGCCCTTTTCGTCTGTTTTTCCGCGCACGAGGCATACGTATTCTTTTTGAATTCGATGATCCTCGAAGAGACGGCACAGGGCATGGGCTGTATCGGAATCCAGGGCAAAAATGAGCACGCCGGAGGTCGCCCGATCAAGTCGATGAACCGGATATACATATTGCCCTGTTTCATCGCGCACCAACTGGAGCGCAGCGACGTGATCTCGGGATATACGGGAGCGATGAACAAGCAGTTTATCAGGCTTGTTTATGATGACCAGATGCTCATCACGGTACAGTACCTGCAGCAGCCCCATGGTTAACTATTCACAAACGACATAAGGATTGCGGATTTCTGCGCTTCTATCCGAATCTTTTCAACAATGCCGACGATGTCTCCAACCGACATGCCCAGCTGTCCCCAGACGCGCTGATCATATCCGGGAGCGAACAAGTTCCCCCCGTCACCGATTTTCTCAAGATTGCATACATAATCAGCGGTGTGCACCAGCAGCAGCATATCGCGATAGTCATTTTTGACATTGATCGAGGCGGGACGATGATGCCAGCGGATAACCTGCGAGAATTCCTGTGAAAGATTCCAGCGCATGGCCAGCACAGCTCCTACTTCGGCATGGTCGACGCCCAT comes from Spartobacteria bacterium and encodes:
- a CDS encoding response regulator; this translates as MTESPTGYRKTAPRIGWLLLDRHYAVVRYSALMHKWIGVNALTLCGTTLGEWGTHFSLDSSALDGLIHGASLTISPVYDSVGEAAQNPETLEVSASPMGDEILLIFYDISDFVKQQRLCKQNEAELMQRRQQDSALNASRLSLEKTVSQRTRELRKSLEEIELANMRLLQANKHKDRFMSTMSHELRTPLNAVLGFSDLLKTQFFGELNEKQLEYVDQIDSSSRHLLALISDLLDIAKIDAGSMELSVEDIPVEELVYAVYMMMMPQFREKEMNVNTRISPELTVIEGDRRKLKQIMLNLLSNAVKFTSKKGNIDIVVEPQEGAAVLFKIVDTGIGIQQHELSKIFTEFYQTRCVRDNQYGGTGIGLALTKKLTELHHGQIGVESEPDKGSTFWFRIPLHQQPEENRTETSPPAQITGNNAHGARILIAEDEPANLKLLSDMLNMLGHKVLGAYNGAEVLQYAESFKPDLILMDIRMPVMDGFEATRALRKIEAFTHTPIIALTAYASGHAEQECLECGCSGYIPKPVESARLCQLLNFYLSPKKGIPS
- a CDS encoding hybrid sensor histidine kinase/response regulator, yielding MMESPHSHSVKAHILIVDDVAMNRNVLHDFVLALGHIPVLAEDGSRALNLVKTHSFDLILLDIMMPGVSGIDVLAQLKENPETAHIPVVVISALDELQTAANCIELGADDYLTKPFNPVLLKSRIFSSLTKKNAYETQKHLYAELQDGFHKLQETELARDALANMIVHDLNNPLTIISASSSMALCMLESPEADIDFIKESLLNISDASAQMMGLTRSILDVARLENGELKTEPDCVNLTVMIQEICESFQHQASLNEATLHCEENQTDTVYARCDESLTRRILQNLVSNAIGHSTGQLIVELRTWSDADEAIVSIKDNGPGISTDDQQHIFNKYFQAKARAKGRKYGIGVGLPFCKMAIAAQNGRIWVESDEGDGATFHVAFPLYEEDDLVE
- a CDS encoding pseudouridylate synthase; translated protein: MGLLQVLYRDEHLVIINKPDKLLVHRSRISRDHVAALQLVRDETGQYVYPVHRLDRATSGVLIFALDSDTAHALCRLFEDHRIQKEYVCLVRGKTDEKGLIDHPLKNIDNGELQDAVTAYERWGTTTLPFGDGGQSCAYSFVKACPQHGRYHQIRRHLKHISHPLIGDTTYGKGDHNRMFRNSYSIYRLMLHARRLEFIHPVTEQPMDIIAPWPEEFTRLFTLFPGIEAHDISDVTPVSKVPMSGTSA